The sequence below is a genomic window from Phycodurus eques isolate BA_2022a chromosome 6, UOR_Pequ_1.1, whole genome shotgun sequence.
CGATACCTTGTCCAGACACGTTAGTCCAACGCGAAGGGAGCTCTCTCGATCTATTCTGGAGCCGCTTGACCTCCAGGTGGAGGTGATGGACACGCTCGCACTGGTCTGGGGGTTGGAGAAGACTGAGTGGATCGCTCTGGACAGTGGAGTCAACAAGGCAGTGAAGGAAGGACTAGAGGCATTTGTGCACAAGTACTGGGGTAAGTCACTACATTATCCCTTGAGATCAAACCAAACCCGTACCCTAACCTTGACCTTAACACTAACCTAagacctaaccctaaccctcttaATTCAGGTTCCACTTATTCTATCTCCTCTCCCTTTTTCTAAATCTTAACCCAACCCAGCGTTTTCCTTTTCCAACCCTAACTAGACCTCCTCGTCCCCCCCACCTTCCCGTTGTTTTCCCTTCCAGCCCTAATCAAAAATGtctctcatttttttcccccatttagtTTTCCATTAAGAATTTCCCTGGACCCCCATCCGCCTCCCCCTTTCTTCCTTTCTACCCTCTCCTGATATTATCCTAACCCATCTTCCCCCCTCATAACCgtaaccccaaaaaataaaccaaaaaaagttttattttattattatttttttttaaaaaggatttaCAATGTATAGTTGCCCCTCACATTTATGGACCTTtgttgatcagtgaaaatgtaaCTAATGACTAAgcaccattttttattttttttattttttttttaaagctaccCACCTTCTGCAGCATCTTACACCTTGCAGTCTTacgaaaatacaaataaaacccaAAACACAAACGGCCTTTTTTTCCTGCAGATTGTCCTCAAATCATCTCTCGCTGCCAGTGGAGGGCGAAGGCTCCCAAGGAAACCCCCACCCCGCTGTCTTTGCCCCTGGGCTTTGTCTACGTTCACCACACCTACGAGCCCTCGCAGCCCTGCCTGTCCTTCCCAGCGTGCTCCCAGGACATGCGAGCCATGCAGCGCTTCCACCAGGACGTCCGCAACTGGAGCGATATCGGATACAGGTGACACGATTTTTACCTTTGactattttgtcttttatttaattttttttcataacagcGCCATTGCCATTGCGAGTAGTTTGCGTGAAACACGCCTGTTCATGTTCCCGCGTCCTGTCCCGTCAGCTTCGTGGTGGGCTCGGACGGTTACGTCTACGAAGGCCGGGGCTGGAACCTCCTCGGCACGCACACGCGAGGACACAACAACCTCGGCTACGGCGTGTCGGTCATTGGCGACTACACGTCCGCTCTTCCGTCGCGTCACGCCACGGACCTTCTACGCCATCGCTTGACACGCTGCGCGGTGGACGGAAGGAGGCTCGTGGCCAACTACACCGTCCGTGGCCACAGGCAGATGGTCAACTACACTTCCTGCCCCGGGGACGCCTTCTTTTCTGAAATAACGCGCTGGGACCATTTCAGACACTGACATTTTTGGTTACACTGCTCATGAGACCACACAACGGACTCGTGGCCATTCCCTTATGGCAAATTTCAACTCCAAAAGAAACCAAATTCATCATGACCAATAGGTTTTTTTCCGCAGCATACGAATTGGATTTTGCTGGCATTTTTTGAGTTTCATCCGTTTTTAACTGGTttaaagtacagtggacccccacgaTTCGCGTGGGATTGGGGCCGCGAATAGCCAAACTCCACGGATAATTGATGCCCTTTATAGTGGTATtagaaatacaaccccaattccaatgaagttgggacgctgtgttaaacatacataaaaacagaatacaatgatttgcaaatcatgttcgacctatatttaattgaatacactacaaagacaagatatttaatgttcaaactgatcaacttgattgtttttagcaaataatcattaacttggaattttatggctgcaacatgttccaaaaaagctgggacaggctcatgtttaccactgtgttacatcaccttttcttttaacaacattcaatcaacgtttgggaactgaggacaataattgttgaagctttgtaggtggcattctttcccattcttgcctgatgtacagcttcagctgttcaacagtccgggggcaggccagtctagtacccgcattcttttactacgaagccacgcggTTGTAAGacttgcagaatgtggtttggcattgtcctgctgaaataagcaggggcgtctatgaaaaaaacgttgcttggatggcagcatatgtttctccaaaacctgtatgtacctttcagcattaatggtgccttcacagatgcacaaacacagccccataccatcacagatgctggcttttgaactttgcgtccataacactttgcattattttcctctttggcccggaggacacgatgtccaccatttccaaaaacaattggacTCGTTGGAcgatagaacacttttccactttgcgtcagtccatcttagatgagctcgggcccagagaagccggcggcgtttctgggtggtgttgataaatggcttttgctttgcatagtagagtttcaagttacacttacggatgtagcgccgaactgtatttactgacattggttttctgaagtgttcctgagcccatgtggtgatatcctttacacattgatgtcggtttttgatgcagtgccgcctgagggatcgaaggtcacgggcattcgatgttgccgcttacatgcagtgatttctccagattctctgaaccttttgatgatattatggactgtagatgatgaaatccctaaattccttgcaattgtacgttgaggaacattgtccttaaactttttgaccattttctcacgcacttgttcacaaagaggtgaacctcgccccatcgttgcttgtgaatgagtgagaaattcagggaagctccttttctacccaatcatggcacccacctgttcccaattagcctgttcacctgtgggatgttccaaacaggtgtctgatgagcattcctcaactttctcagtcttttttgccgcctgtcccaacttttatggaacgtgttgcagccataaaattccaagttaatgattatttgctaaaaacaatcaagttgatcagtttgaacattaaatatcttgtctttgtagtgtattcaattaaatataggtcgaacatgatttgcaaatcattatattcagtttttatttatgtttaacacaacatcccaactttggaattggggttgtatatatatatatatatatatatatatatatatatatatatatatatttttttttttttaactaaaaaatattcttgaataagcgAGGATAAACCACCAGTAAGGATTTTCAGGTTtggttccccccccaaaaagagggaaaaaaatttaaaaatggaataaaaatataatcttCAAATATGCGGGGGGTCcatagtacagtggtaccttgattaaagagtttaatttgttctgtaactttttttcaatgtgttaaatatattgtagaagttagcatttatttgcttagcttgcattagtattatggacgattttgagaaaggaagatgtctcgccttcaagaagaggactcagcaggaatcatccgatggaagggcgccttgaccaaggacgtggtcggggacgtggccggtgttggtcccatgtcttcaccttgaaaccctacccttagtgtgttgtgtcttgcacgttatgtcttgtaaaacctccctatttcaaataaatacaggagcgaagggagagattgtttagagcgtgttgagaggctgtaatctgaacaatctcccatacgggagaaaaaaaaaaacgatttatttttttaggaaaaaggattagagagtgagtgaattgcacgacgaagaagtctgcggcagaataaaccttgtgtaatactagtcactggcaggtaaaagagggacggcagagtccgacaaattctgcgaggacggcggagtcctgtacgtacttaaattccgtgttttgtgtgtttgtaaaaatgttactcgtatcgtgtgaatgtgtaaaagtatgaatgtataagactggattgtaagtggcaactgggtttggaagcagatgcaagaatcctccgccccgtgtgggtagaagcttgaggattaccaaaacccagacattcattttcaccctgtcattttgaataaagtcagtattttggtcactctaggtgcaaataaactgacttccaaattcacaaaatgggaaaaaataacagtaaaacggatccaaaagaacgcctaacgtgtaaagattgaaaatatgttcaactccaaaacccttccaaaataaaacatttaaacacgtggataaccaaatacggtttcgctggccagcgaAATTCGCAAAAATGTGATCAACTTCGAAACGAAATAAagtgtcgacacaaaaataatatctcataaatagaaaaagagggatatgacgacttactcttctggctaaacatggcgtcgaaaagagaaaaaaaacattgaattggaactattttggtctataggacCTGAACTAATGAGgatgggaagagatggcttattccaactaggacttgtactcattccatcatcaaatggaaatatcgtggtgaaacgaaaacatgaattaaaaagagaggaCCTCTACgtgacactggaaagcagagaaatCACATTCTATTAAGCAATCCATATctcagacaaaccaccgttaaacatagGAAAAGCCCTGTAGTCTGCAGCCTTGCACCTTATCACGGAAGTAGAagacaataaaaaaggtgatgaGCTGCATGTAACGAAAACACACGAGGGCCACACCCAcgatatgaagaaaaaaaaaaagttacgacatgcgacacctgataaaattactgtagattatctgtactcagacaatgaagcaaaggtcgcggcaggaattattttaccagacaaattcaaggaactgtataaaaatgcaagtgtcccacacatttcattgtgcaacgattatgagtcacagtggaaacatatgggaacattagtaaaccaaggacaggagacagatgattggcagcaaatagaaaacaaagcggaatacagtgcatcaactggcctaattaggaaggcgatgttttggacaatgcggggtgatgaagggaaacaCGTGCATCCTGTTTGATTAGATCAAATGATCCTCATTGAAATTGATGgggaaaatattaaaacaagttCCAAAGAAATGATGGTCAACAGGACCATTTGATGCAGGCcttattaaatgtatatttaaaaaggcCTACATCAAATGGTCCTGTTGACCATAAtgtatatacaaatatttgaatgTTATGATTTAGCCCTCTGCATAGCAACAAGCAGTCAACAGTCAGAGTCATTTAGTGCCATACTGCTGGGATAAAGTTATGGAATTTTATAAGTAATCAGGGATCtgatacattaaaaacaatacattagtAATctgatgaaataaaaacatatattggTCGGTGCTGCACTAATGCGATACACAAAAAGATTATTTGTCAGTTGCGGGTGGGACAATGGCTTACTAAAAAGGAAAGTGAAAGTCAGACTGAACTCATGTCATGTTTCCTGAAGTTATGGCTTTCTCTTGCCATGCTTTGACTTTCTCCACATAATATCTGgattattatttgaatttttatgaTACAATTCAACATgttttatgggaaaaaaaaagacaatgtaatAAAAccgtattttaaaatgtaaacctTATTCTGTAAacctaaatatttgtattttaaatatctattttgtatttaaaaaaaaaaaaaaaaaagatattttaaatatctatttttttttctcataaaatacatttccccCCATATTCCGACTTCATTCTCATTATTTCCCCATTTACAATGTTATATATcacattataataatattataatatgacaactttattcacaTAAGAGATTTTTTTATCAACAAAAAAATTTGACCATACAGTAttattagcaaaaaaaaaaacaattttaaagctACAGCTGACAGTAAATGTCTTTTCTGCAAAAGGGAGATTCAATCTTTTCTGAGAAATGGAAAGTGAAAATGTCTCATTGGCCATAGACATTGACAAAAGAGTCAATAAAGGTTacggcaacaaaaaaaaaaaaaaaaagtgcatataaGGGAAAACGGAAAGCTGGTGGACCAGTGAAAAAGACCGAGTAGTTGGAAGACACTCAACAGCAACATCAAGACAGGTAAGCTATCTATTTGCGAATAACATTTCACAAATACACGGTGGTTCCCTCGCTGCGTTAAGCATTTGACAAAAATTGCAACTTCTAAAGCAGACTTTTTCTGTCTGTAGGCGGTCACACATTGACGAAGACGATGGGTGAGAGCGCCTTTCCCTTCGGCCGAAATGTCCTCCTGTGTTGaagatgggttttttttaaaaatacatttgcacatttaGGTTACGGGAACATCATGGACGTCGACACAGACGGAGCATCCCGGGAAACAGCAGCACAAGACAGGCTGCCATACGACGGTAAActacattcccccccccccattcaatCCGGCCCGTAGGGATGGAAAACACAATCACcgctattttaaaataaaagaaactttTGTTCCTAATTCTGTCCACTGGGGggtgcactgacaacacttaaattacgttgatgcacttgtgaaagCCAAACAATGTGAAGTTTAGAAATGTTCTAAGACATTGAATATTGCAACatttcagtcaaaagcttcacttcaaaagagATTGGTTTgttggaacccccccccccccccccccccccccacaatgcACTGCCACAACTGAAGTTTTTATACACACATTTACTAATCATGCATAACTGAATGGTGCAcgctcactgattcataatactgttgagATCATTTTGGGATAATAATGAATACCTGTGAATATTTCCCGAAAGTACTTGTCATtttttgcaccaaaacaattgGGGAAAACCAATAAAatggcactttaaaaaaaatattgttaataCCCCGTCCCTCTTTGAAGGTGTTAGCGCGTCGAAGCACATGGCCGAAACGGATCTGGCCAGAATGAACAAGTACAAGGGCATCATCCGGAGAGTAGGAGCGCAAAAGGGAATTGACGCCGCTATCATCGCCGGCATCATCTCCAGAGAGTGCAGGGCTGGAAATACACTGCAAAATGGCTGGGGAGACCATCACAACGCCTGGGGACTCATGCAGGTCGGTAGCGCACGTTATAATGACACGTTAGCGCAAGTTGCCGCTTTGAAGTCGTTTTTCATCCGGGACGAGCGGTGaccccatctgcctcacaatttcCGAGGTTTGCGGTTCCAATCTCATCTCCAACTCGCCCGTTTTTCTCGTACTGTACTGTGGCTTCTTACCaaattccagaaacatgcacaTTAGCTTCATttaggactctaaattgttcagtAAGTGGAATGGTAGTTGGAATGGTTGGTGGTTGAAATGTTGTCTGCCCTGCACTTGACTGGAAAAAAGTGAATGCGCGTACAGTTTTTCATCCAGTCGTAGTCCTAAACTCTGCTGCTGTCATTTCCTCATCACTGTAATATGTGCAGGTTGATAAAAGATATCACACTCCACGAGGCGCATGGGACAGCGAGGAACACGTCCGTCAATGCACCGATATCTTGATCACTTTCATCAACGAGATGAGGAACAGGTTCCCTTGCTGGAGTGCAGCGCAGCATCTCAAAGGTTCGCTTGTCCGCTCTCACGCGGCCCGTGCGCCATTTCGCGGCTCATTTGGCATTGAACCTCCACAGGCGGGATTGCGGCCTACAACTGCGGTCCGGAAGGTGTGACGTCGTACGGAGACGTGGATGGGAGCACCACTGGACGCGACTACTCCAATGACGTCGTTGCCAGAGCTCAGTGGTACAAAAGCCAAGGAGGCTTTTAGCGTGAAAACAACGCAGTGGAGAGAAGCCCTTGTCGACACGAAATAAACGCGAGTCAAAACCTGGCTCGTGTTCATGTATTGACCCCATTAAACAAACTGTGAAAATCATTTTTCACCACAGCAACtttgagttgtttgtttttttcaggctCCTCTTTAGCAGGTAAAATACTCTATAGGGTCGAAGTCCGAAGATTAAAACAAAGTATAAAACATGGcagggcactttttttttttttttttttttaaacatttgatttCTATACCAGTTCAAAGTCAaccgggatgggctccagcagcatCCGCAACTTTATCAACCGCTCCCATTTCCAATTTGTTTGGGAAATGTCATTGCAACTCAAACAACGCAAACCATTGACAACATTATGGCGCTTAAGTCCCCACCCGGTTGCAGAAACCAGTTCATTCACAATGATGATTCATTTttttagggttgggcattggcTTACATACTGAAAGGAAAATGACTTTTCAATACGttcacatattttattattcttgtCCAATTAAAGTTTTTGATTGTAAGCTTATGACTTCTTTCCCctcatgatattttttttgacttacttaattccttaaaaaaaaaatttttttttttttttactaatctCAAAACTTAATTTTTGTAATATCAGGAGTTTATTCTcctaatattgcaactttattcttcagAAGTTGTGACTTACAACTTAATTCTAGATTAAGATGAGGTCTTTATTATTGTAGTATTTTGACAGTGGCTCTGTAAAAATTGACAACATTATTCACttaagatgactttttttttcacagaagtGTTTGACTGTACGGTATTATCattaaaaacagcttttttttttttttttaaacaaaaaaaaagagagagaatcaAAGGTATAGCCGACAGTGAAAGTAAAAGTAACGCTTTGCATCAACTCATTGGTCTCAAACGCTGGGGAAAAATTCCCCCGGGTGAACTGGACAAACAAGGAGTGCACATCGTGACAAAGGAAGTAACTGCGCAGACAGTAATAATAGAGGAAGCACAGTATATAAAAGCAGAAGTCGAAGAAACGACAGAAAGCTCATAGAACACGGAAGAACAGCAAGACGGgtatcctccatccatccatccatctcagGCACGTTCGAATGATTTACTATTATATGACGATGTGGAAATAAATGATGCTTATCATCTATTGCCTACTCGTACTACTAATGCTCATTTGAtactccccccccccgtgtTATGTCGTGAAAGTAAACTGGACTGTTTCTGTCTGTAGGCGGTCCCACATTGACAAAGACGATGGGTGAGAGCGCCGAAATGTCCTCCTGTGAGCTGAAAATGCCGATGAGCAGTGACTGTGACTGTAATCGGAATTTGCACGTTTAGGTCACGGGGACATCACGAAGGTTGACACAAACGGGGCATCCAAAAAAACAGCTGGGCAAGATAGGCTGCCATACGACGGTAACAGATTTATTTCTGCAAGATTGCCAATAAAGGTTTCACTCTGATACTTTTAACCCTTTCAAAGCAGTCCCCATCAACAAGTTGTTATTTGAATCAACCAAACGTCTTTTGGGGAAGATAAtccatttccatttgtttgaatGTAACGAATTTACGTTTAGCAAGTGTGCTTTGGCTGCACATAAATCGGGCTGTAGGTTTTGCAACGCTAGATCAAACTGAACGGGAGATTGAGTCGATGATTGCgtcacccacacacacagatgaattcaacagtttttttgAAATACTAATGCTGAAATCGTTAATATAGAACAACAACAGTGGTCCTAAAACAGACCACTGTGGCACCCCTTTGCAGAGAATTTGATCAGTAACCATCAGCTACCACAGCTTAAGTTCTGCTCGATAAATAGTTCTCAGTGTAGTTATAGGATTTATTGCCAACGCCAATGTTGTACAGATGCTCtcgatcaggggtgtcaaaactcatttttgtcacggtaTACACGACACGTTGATGAAtaagccagttttgaaatcagaagcctataaaaacatgttttcgacgattacatttcttttcaaagtgggatgGGTCACAGAAAAagtgcttgcaaatatctcaatggtgtTACACCAGagcacaatgagcaattttggaTTTGCTTCCGCGGGCCACATAagatgatgtggcgggccggatctggccccccaggccaccagtttgacacctgtgcgcCAGCTGAAGTAAAGTCGGGTCAACCGAGTCCGAAGCCTTACTGGAGATAGATAAAAACGCAATAAAGTTTCTTATCAAAAGTATGTGCAATATCAGTCACGAACCTCGTACTTATGTATTATGCCCACGTCTAAAACCAGATTGGGATGTCACATAGGTCAAGAAGGAACAAAATTGATTGCTTATTCTAATAGTTTTGGTAGTTTTGATATCGACCGATAATGATTCCGCTTGTTTGTAGCATCGCCCTTATGAAGAGGCGTTAGATAAGCTGTTTTCCATAGATTAGGAATACATTCGCTTCAAAGAGTCAAATTCAAAACGTGCAGCCGGCAAGTCTGATTGTTCGATAGCCGATGATCGAAATTACAGAGAGCGTTGAACACGTCAGCTGTAgtaagcctaaaaaaaaaaagtactctgTTCCGTGTTGCCGTGTCCACTTTATGGACTGACGCCGTCATGCTCCCCCAAAACCAACGGGCCAACTGCCCACCTTGGTGCGGCATCTCTCTTCGAAGGTGTGCCGGCGTCCAACGCCATGGCACAAACGGATCTGGGCAGGATGAACAACTACAAGGTCATCGTCCGGAAAGTAGCAGCGCAAAAGGGAATGGATCCCGCCATCATCGCTGGCATCATCTCCAGGGAGTCCAGGGCTGGAAACGTACTGAGGGGTGGCTGGGGAGACAACGGCAACGCCTGGGGACTCATGCAGGTCGGTATTAGGTTCAAATGAATCCCAGCTCTGACCAACCTGTGCGGAGTTCGCCTCTTCTCTTCGCGTTTGTGTGGCGGCTTCCTTCCACGTTCCAATAACGTCGcgtgaggttaattgaaggctctggAATTGCTCATAGGTGGAATGCAAGCGCGGTTGGTTGGGCAGGGCGGGGACCGAAATGAGGCGACATTCAAATATTgtcagcagtttgaaaactggaACATTTGACCCCCTCGTGGGAAACTCTGTTGCTCTCCTTTCTACTTCACGGTAACGTGTAGGTCGATAAGAACTATCACACCCCACGAGGTGGATGGGACAGCGAGGAACACCTCAGCCAAGGCACGGATATCCTGATCGGCTTCATCGATCAGATCAAGAACAAGTTCTCCAGCTGGACTGCGGAGCGGCAACTCAAAGGTTGAATTGCCCACTTTCACATTGACCAacccgccatcttgtggctcaTTTTGCACGGAACCTCTCTGCAGGCGGGATCGCGGCCTACAACACTGGTGTGGGAGGCGTGCAAACCTATGAAAGGATGGACGTGGGCACCACCGGAGACGACTACTCCAGTGACGTCGTTGCCAGAGCTCAGTGGTACAAAAGCCAAGGAGGCTTTTAGTCCTTGTCAACTATGAATAAACACGAGCCAAACCTGGACTGCGTTCATGTCTTGACCAAGTCTTTTTGTACctgatgcttttccaggccttcgCCACATCTCTTTGagttgttgttgggtttttttcttcacactttTCCCCTCTATCGCCTCTTCGGCAAATAAAATGCTCGATGGCAagggggtgtcaa
It includes:
- the pglyrp2 gene encoding N-acetylmuramoyl-L-alanine amidase, which encodes MHNFIHAVQQVEESNPGLSPLALVRALRRTAGHDDAMTIHFLGASNYLTDAVGLETAILNASSFSFFDKAVHHIVTDSGEERGVALAPDGTTVALAPLLLGIESGLKAKQEATSAVGLFPLTLGRTLGLSFLSLQDIPVSHRLGPDGCWDSVERPKVFKLSWPATLATDAVIHGGMDGVILGTGISQLPKSDEPHALSEILKEYYSFTLHAGQGLDTLSRHVSPTRRELSRSILEPLDLQVEVMDTLALVWGLEKTEWIALDSGVNKAVKEGLEAFVHKYWDCPQIISRCQWRAKAPKETPTPLSLPLGFVYVHHTYEPSQPCLSFPACSQDMRAMQRFHQDVRNWSDIGYSFVVGSDGYVYEGRGWNLLGTHTRGHNNLGYGVSVIGDYTSALPSRHATDLLRHRLTRCAVDGRRLVANYTVRGHRQMVNYTSCPGDAFFSEITRWDHFRH
- the LOC133403607 gene encoding lysozyme g-like, translating into MGHGDITKVDTNGASKKTAGQDRLPYDGVPASNAMAQTDLGRMNNYKVIVRKVAAQKGMDPAIIAGIISRESRAGNVLRGGWGDNGNAWGLMQVDKNYHTPRGGWDSEEHLSQGTDILIGFIDQIKNKFSSWTAERQLKGGIAAYNTGVGGVQTYERMDVGTTGDDYSSDVVARAQWYKSQGGF